One part of the Cyclobacteriaceae bacterium genome encodes these proteins:
- the sprA gene encoding cell surface protein SprA, whose protein sequence is MRDPTKVNYEIALDSSLNYTIYEKIGDLNYRPITTMSFEEFKAYQDRQMLKGYWQGKSKSQDGESAVSSRGLIPKIYVSPVLDRIFGGSYVELVPRGFVTLDFGVAFQRIDNPNIPIRQQRNGGFEFDQQINMSVIGKVGEKLAVSANFDNNNSFDFQNNMKVEYTGFKEDILKKLEIGNVSLPLNNTLIQGSQNLFGVKAQLQFGKLFVTTIASTQRGKVASIDIPGGNSGQGRPFQLVASGYDENRHFFLGHFFRDNFQRWLANPPQIYSGINITRVEVYILNRNNDTRTLRNVVGLMDLAEPSRIYNSSVTPSGSNLPNANEANNLFAAVRNLDRNADAINGLLDSYFAGEGNNGTDYEKITGARILSPTEYTFHRQLGYITLTRKLQNDEAIAVAYEYTFNGRSYKVGELSEDYASRPDNEVVFLKLLRPRKVSIRDQARNIIPTWDLMMKNIYSLNVSQLTRENFQLRIIYRDDRTGIDNPQLQEGQDVRNRQLIEVFGLDKLNPVNDPQRDGNFDFVEGVTINTQTGVIIFPYLEPFNTALRDAFRNDPQETFLVQKYVFDTLYRTTRADAELVATKNKFFLVGTYSAGSSKEILIPGFGVSPGSVRVYAGGTPLMEGTEYTVDYTFGRVTILSDAILNSGKNISIQYEQADPFAFQTRSLVGTRFDYQLNDDISLGSTLLYYNERPLITRNAIGTEPARNLQYGFDFNVRKDSRLLTKIIDAIPGVQTKELSSINWSGEFAQLLPGTSNIVDGDGTAYIDDFENTATPYSLMSPQAWRLAAVPRDFDQTNGALNDTRAGFKRARLAWYIVDNQFYRDGGRFKPSNITSTDLENHYVRAVLPTEIFPKRNPPQGNFFEPVLDIAYYPRERGPYNYDNQRLTNTKSGYTPAEAKDNWAGITTAIRTEVDFDKANIEYVEFWMLDPFINNTERGRIIDGAYNDFNTTGGKLIFHLGSISEDVIRDGRHGFENGLPPDGDLTLATETPWGYVANRQYITNAFDNSPTARANQDVGWDGIGNQLERIKFSAFANLNPDFAADPSADDFQFYFGNDLDARNAKILERYKLYNGLENNTPINTGSDIPRSNGFLPDNEDLNADNTLNELEEYYEYVIDLRKSNLDIGKKYIVDKITPAENNPDQVTWYLFRIPVRNFDNRVGNIEGFKSIRYVRMVVTDFEQPVIMRMANFRLIGSRWRRYLESLEEGGLVPDPEPDFDNFTLSVVNIEENSAPDPSSGKPPYVLPPGFVRDRDNTSSIYRELNEQSVQVCIDNLKNGDARAIFKNVDMDFFNYGRIKMLVHANSPNAQDDDLHVFMRLGTDFDQNFYEVELPLKITPGTASAARDIWPSENEFDFALKDLYGLKAQRDREGFSLDELYPRQGPRQFGKHGVRVLGRPDLSNVRLIMIGVRNPRTTNSQPYSVCLWANELRLTDFDRTPGWAVNTTLNAKLADFAMVSGSMRYMTYGFGSVSSKISERTREETFAYDVTANVNVDKLLPGNHGIKVPMLVSYQSTTINPNYDPANPDQKLDAALASFNTQEEKDDYVKLIRDREVRRSLNFTNVRKTKVNPQAKTNLWDIENFSFSYRYSDNVRQSFTIAESLRKDVGGSVAYNFSPKGTGIEPFKNSEGFKSPYLKFIKDFNFSLLPSNIMVRGDLDRSFSKIIYRNALSNSESNFLKYFTFNRTYNLQWNLTKSLSLNYAARANAIIDEPEGDIDTREKRDSVITNLKRFGRMKNFDQSITANYIVPLDKFPITDWIGAEYRYQVNYNWKAGPVNRPDLPGEIRDLPDSLDFRNIIQNNRDQTVSGRLDMVKLYNKVGFLKKINNPPRPTTTRPQPNQKPDTVKTQTTPPLVKGFLRLLMSVRSINGTYTLTEGTLLPGFEPDPYLFGMDKAFNAPGWNFVLGSQNPNIRFRAAENNWLVRTNSLTQPFTQTSTRSITGRANVEPSADLKIQLDIKKDITDGYQEIFRFDDLQNGYISQSPSRYGSYKISTLSIRTSFRPDNNDLSSSVFKEFEENLLTVQEKFARVNPGFEYDSISQDVVIPAFIAAYTGKSADRVSLSPFPRTPLPGWRVDYNGLNKIELFKNLFQSITLTHAYSSTYSVLNYSNSLQYENVGDVGINVPIEKYNNGIYASLINDGRPVPIYVISQVLIAEQFQPLIGVNLRTKKRLTARAEYKTKRELALNVSNAQITEVSSKDVSMELGYTKNNMKLPIKSQGRTIVLKNDVTFRMNMTVSNQSTIQRKIEELNVLTNGNINFQLRPNISYVVNQKLNVQAYFERTINDPQVSNSFRRATTRFGVQVRFSLAQ, encoded by the coding sequence CTGAGAGACCCCACAAAGGTCAACTATGAAATAGCGCTCGACTCCAGCCTCAACTACACCATCTACGAAAAAATTGGCGACCTCAATTACCGGCCCATTACCACCATGTCGTTTGAGGAGTTTAAAGCCTACCAGGACAGGCAGATGCTTAAAGGCTACTGGCAGGGGAAATCAAAAAGCCAGGATGGTGAAAGTGCAGTGAGCAGCCGCGGGCTCATCCCTAAAATTTACGTAAGCCCGGTGCTCGACCGGATTTTTGGAGGAAGTTATGTTGAACTGGTGCCCCGTGGTTTCGTAACCCTTGATTTCGGTGTGGCCTTTCAACGCATTGATAACCCCAATATTCCCATCCGCCAGCAGCGCAACGGTGGGTTTGAATTCGATCAACAAATAAACATGAGCGTAATCGGTAAGGTAGGCGAAAAACTTGCCGTGAGCGCCAACTTCGACAACAACAACTCTTTCGACTTTCAGAACAATATGAAAGTGGAGTATACCGGGTTCAAGGAAGACATCTTAAAAAAATTAGAAATCGGTAACGTAAGCCTACCGCTAAACAATACCCTTATCCAAGGTTCGCAAAACCTGTTTGGTGTAAAAGCCCAATTGCAGTTTGGTAAATTGTTCGTGACCACCATTGCCTCAACACAACGCGGCAAGGTAGCCTCCATTGATATACCGGGCGGAAACAGTGGCCAAGGCCGGCCGTTCCAATTGGTGGCTTCCGGCTATGACGAAAACCGTCATTTCTTTTTGGGCCACTTCTTTCGCGATAACTTTCAACGCTGGCTCGCCAACCCGCCACAAATTTATTCAGGCATTAACATTACCCGTGTAGAGGTTTACATCCTTAACCGAAACAACGACACCCGTACACTTCGAAATGTTGTGGGTTTAATGGACCTTGCCGAGCCCAGCAGGATTTACAACAGTTCGGTTACACCAAGCGGATCAAACTTGCCCAATGCCAACGAAGCCAACAACCTGTTTGCGGCTGTGCGCAATCTTGATCGCAATGCCGATGCCATAAACGGTTTGCTTGACAGTTACTTTGCCGGTGAGGGCAATAACGGAACCGACTACGAAAAAATTACGGGAGCACGCATCCTTAGCCCTACTGAATACACATTTCACAGACAATTGGGTTACATCACTTTAACCCGAAAACTACAAAACGATGAAGCCATTGCCGTGGCGTATGAGTACACGTTTAACGGCCGCAGTTACAAAGTGGGCGAACTATCTGAAGATTACGCCAGCCGCCCCGACAATGAAGTGGTTTTCTTAAAACTGCTTCGCCCACGAAAGGTGAGCATACGCGACCAGGCACGCAACATCATACCCACCTGGGACCTGATGATGAAAAACATCTACTCCCTTAACGTGAGCCAGCTTACCCGAGAAAATTTTCAACTGCGCATTATTTACCGCGATGACCGCACCGGTATCGATAACCCACAGTTGCAGGAAGGGCAAGATGTGCGCAACCGGCAATTGATTGAAGTATTCGGGTTGGATAAGCTTAATCCCGTTAACGATCCCCAACGCGATGGCAATTTTGATTTTGTTGAAGGCGTGACCATTAACACGCAAACCGGTGTCATTATTTTTCCATACCTGGAACCCTTCAATACCGCATTGCGCGATGCCTTCCGAAACGACCCACAGGAAACCTTTCTCGTTCAAAAATATGTGTTCGATACCTTATACCGAACCACGCGGGCCGATGCTGAATTAGTGGCCACAAAAAACAAATTCTTTTTAGTGGGCACCTATTCAGCAGGATCATCCAAAGAAATATTAATACCAGGATTTGGCGTTTCTCCCGGTTCCGTACGTGTTTATGCCGGTGGCACGCCATTGATGGAAGGAACGGAGTACACCGTGGATTATACTTTCGGACGGGTAACCATCTTAAGTGATGCCATCTTAAATTCCGGTAAAAACATTAGTATACAGTATGAACAAGCCGACCCCTTTGCCTTTCAAACACGATCGTTGGTGGGCACACGGTTCGATTATCAACTGAATGATGACATCAGTCTCGGCTCAACCTTGCTTTATTACAACGAGCGGCCGCTCATTACCCGTAATGCTATTGGTACCGAACCCGCACGCAACCTTCAGTATGGTTTTGATTTTAACGTGCGCAAAGACAGCCGACTGCTCACAAAAATCATTGATGCCATACCGGGCGTTCAAACTAAAGAGTTGTCGTCCATTAACTGGAGCGGTGAATTTGCCCAGCTACTGCCGGGTACTTCAAACATTGTAGATGGTGACGGTACAGCGTACATCGATGATTTTGAAAATACGGCTACTCCATACTCATTAATGAGCCCGCAGGCATGGAGGCTAGCTGCCGTACCACGCGATTTCGATCAAACCAATGGTGCCTTGAATGATACGCGTGCGGGTTTCAAAAGGGCGCGACTGGCCTGGTACATCGTAGATAACCAGTTTTACCGCGATGGCGGAAGGTTTAAACCCAGCAACATTACCAGTACCGACCTTGAAAATCATTATGTGCGAGCTGTGTTGCCTACTGAAATTTTCCCGAAACGTAACCCTCCCCAGGGAAATTTCTTTGAGCCAGTTTTGGATATCGCCTACTATCCGCGCGAACGCGGTCCTTATAATTATGACAACCAACGCTTAACTAACACAAAATCGGGTTATACCCCTGCCGAAGCAAAGGACAATTGGGCCGGTATCACTACAGCCATACGCACCGAAGTTGATTTTGATAAAGCCAACATTGAGTATGTGGAATTCTGGATGCTCGATCCGTTCATTAACAACACAGAACGCGGTAGGATTATTGACGGGGCGTACAACGATTTCAACACCACAGGCGGAAAACTTATTTTTCATTTAGGCAGTATCTCTGAAGATGTAATTCGTGATGGGCGCCACGGATTTGAAAATGGCTTGCCACCCGATGGTGACTTAACCCTGGCCACCGAAACACCCTGGGGGTACGTAGCCAACCGGCAATACATTACCAACGCTTTTGACAACTCGCCCACCGCCCGCGCCAACCAGGATGTAGGCTGGGACGGTATTGGCAATCAACTTGAGCGGATAAAATTCAGTGCATTTGCCAACCTTAATCCCGATTTTGCAGCAGATCCCTCCGCAGATGACTTTCAGTTTTATTTTGGAAACGACCTGGATGCACGCAACGCCAAAATTTTAGAACGCTATAAACTGTACAACGGGCTTGAAAACAACACACCCATTAATACCGGTAGTGATATTCCACGGTCAAACGGGTTTTTACCTGACAATGAAGACCTGAATGCCGACAATACCTTAAACGAACTGGAGGAATACTACGAGTATGTGATCGACTTGCGCAAATCAAACCTTGATATTGGCAAAAAATACATCGTTGATAAAATAACACCAGCCGAAAACAACCCCGACCAGGTTACCTGGTACCTGTTCCGCATACCGGTACGTAATTTCGATAACCGAGTGGGCAACATCGAAGGGTTTAAATCCATTCGCTATGTGCGCATGGTGGTTACCGATTTTGAGCAGCCCGTGATCATGCGGATGGCTAATTTCCGGTTGATCGGCAGCCGGTGGAGACGCTACCTTGAAAGCCTGGAAGAAGGCGGACTGGTACCTGATCCGGAACCCGACTTTGACAACTTCACCTTGTCGGTAGTGAACATTGAAGAAAACTCAGCGCCCGATCCAAGCAGCGGTAAACCTCCGTATGTGCTACCGCCTGGTTTTGTACGCGATCGTGACAACACCTCCTCCATCTACCGCGAGTTGAACGAGCAATCCGTTCAGGTTTGTATCGATAACCTGAAGAATGGTGATGCGCGAGCCATCTTTAAAAATGTGGACATGGACTTTTTTAACTATGGGCGCATTAAAATGTTGGTACACGCCAACAGCCCCAATGCACAAGATGACGACCTGCACGTATTCATGCGCCTCGGCACCGATTTCGACCAGAACTTTTACGAAGTAGAGTTGCCGCTAAAGATTACACCCGGCACAGCCTCGGCAGCACGCGATATTTGGCCTAGCGAAAATGAATTTGATTTTGCACTGAAGGATTTGTACGGATTAAAAGCACAACGCGACCGGGAAGGATTTTCGTTGGATGAACTATACCCACGGCAGGGCCCGCGGCAATTTGGCAAACATGGTGTGCGGGTGTTGGGACGCCCCGATTTAAGTAATGTACGCCTGATTATGATTGGTGTACGCAATCCACGCACCACCAACAGCCAGCCCTACTCGGTTTGTTTGTGGGCTAATGAACTTCGCCTGACCGACTTTGACCGCACACCAGGTTGGGCAGTAAACACCACATTGAATGCGAAGCTGGCCGACTTTGCCATGGTGTCGGGTTCCATGCGCTACATGACTTACGGTTTTGGCAGTGTAAGTTCCAAAATAAGTGAACGCACCCGTGAAGAAACCTTTGCGTATGATGTTACCGCCAATGTAAACGTTGATAAACTGCTACCCGGCAACCACGGTATAAAAGTACCCATGCTGGTAAGTTATCAAAGCACCACTATCAACCCCAATTACGACCCGGCCAACCCCGACCAAAAGCTGGATGCTGCCCTGGCATCGTTCAATACACAGGAAGAAAAAGATGATTATGTTAAACTTATCCGCGACCGTGAGGTGCGCAGGAGTTTAAACTTTACCAACGTTCGAAAAACCAAGGTAAACCCACAAGCCAAAACCAACCTCTGGGATATTGAAAACTTTTCATTCAGTTACCGCTATAGCGATAATGTGCGGCAGAGTTTTACCATCGCAGAGTCATTAAGGAAAGATGTTGGCGGATCGGTGGCCTACAATTTTTCACCGAAAGGAACGGGCATCGAACCGTTTAAAAATTCCGAAGGGTTTAAATCGCCTTACCTGAAGTTTATTAAGGATTTCAATTTTAGCCTGTTGCCATCCAACATTATGGTTCGGGGCGACCTTGACCGGTCGTTCTCTAAAATCATTTACCGAAATGCCCTATCCAATTCCGAATCGAACTTCCTGAAATATTTCACCTTCAATCGCACGTACAACCTGCAATGGAATTTAACCAAGAGCCTTTCGCTAAATTATGCCGCCCGCGCCAATGCCATTATTGATGAACCCGAAGGCGACATTGACACCCGCGAAAAGCGCGATAGCGTGATTACCAACCTGAAGCGCTTTGGTCGGATGAAAAATTTTGACCAGAGCATTACGGCCAATTACATCGTGCCGCTGGATAAATTCCCCATTACCGATTGGATTGGTGCCGAGTACCGCTACCAGGTAAACTACAACTGGAAAGCCGGCCCCGTTAACCGCCCCGATTTACCGGGCGAAATCCGCGACCTGCCCGATAGTTTGGATTTCAGGAACATCATACAAAACAACCGCGACCAAACGGTATCGGGCCGATTGGATATGGTGAAGCTTTACAATAAAGTGGGCTTTCTAAAAAAAATAAACAACCCTCCACGGCCAACGACTACCCGTCCGCAACCCAACCAAAAACCAGATACGGTAAAAACACAAACCACGCCCCCATTGGTTAAAGGGTTTTTGAGACTGTTGATGTCGGTGCGCTCCATTAACGGCACCTACACTTTAACCGAAGGTACCCTATTGCCAGGCTTCGAACCGGACCCGTATTTGTTCGGCATGGATAAGGCATTTAATGCGCCCGGATGGAATTTTGTGTTGGGCAGTCAAAACCCCAACATAAGGTTCAGGGCGGCTGAAAACAATTGGTTGGTGCGTACCAATTCACTCACACAACCATTCACACAAACTTCCACACGCTCCATCACCGGCCGGGCTAACGTTGAACCATCGGCTGATTTAAAAATCCAACTGGACATCAAAAAAGATATTACCGATGGCTACCAAGAAATTTTCAGGTTTGACGATTTGCAGAACGGCTACATATCACAAAGCCCAAGCCGGTACGGGAGTTACAAAATATCAACATTGTCTATCCGAACTTCTTTCCGCCCGGATAACAACGACCTGAGTTCATCTGTTTTTAAAGAGTTTGAAGAAAACCTGCTTACCGTTCAGGAAAAATTTGCGCGTGTAAATCCCGGGTTTGAGTACGATTCCATCAGCCAGGATGTGGTGATACCCGCTTTTATCGCAGCATATACCGGAAAAAGTGCAGACCGGGTTAGCCTTAGTCCCTTCCCCCGAACACCTTTGCCCGGCTGGCGGGTCGATTATAATGGCTTGAACAAAATTGAACTGTTTAAAAACCTTTTCCAGTCCATCACGCTAACCCATGCGTATTCATCTACCTACTCGGTACTGAATTACTCCAACTCCTTGCAATATGAAAATGTTGGCGATGTGGGTATTAACGTTCCGATAGAAAAATATAATAATGGAATATATGCCAGCCTGATCAACGATGGAAGGCCTGTTCCTATTTATGTAATAAGCCAGGTATTGATTGCCGAACAATTCCAACCGCTTATCGGGGTTAACTTACGAACGAAAAAGAGGTTAACGGCACGGGCCGAGTACAAAACCAAGCGGGAACTGGCACTGAATGTATCAAACGCACAAATTACCGAAGTAAGCAGCAAGGATGTCTCCATGGAACTGGGGTATACCAAAAACAATATGAAACTGCCCATCAAATCGCAGGGGCGAACCATCGTATTGAAAAACGATGTAACCTTTCGCATGAACATGACGGTGAGCAATCAATCTACCATTCAACGAAAAATAGAAGAGTTGAACGTGCTCACCAACGGCAATATCAACTTCCAGCTAAGACCAAACATCAGCTATGTAGTAAACCAAAAGCTGAATGTTCAGGCGTACTTTGAACGCACCATTAACGATCCGCAAGTTTCCAATTCGTTCCGCAGGGCCACCACCCGCTTTGGCGTTCAGGTGCGCTTTAGCCTGGCCCAATAA
- the gcvH gene encoding glycine cleavage system protein GcvH, with protein sequence MNIPSDLKYTKDHEWLKLDGNTATIGITDFAQGELGDIVYIDINTVGQDVNQHDVFGTVEAVKTVSDLYMPVSGKVLEVNQALDGSPEKVNADPYGEGWMVKVEVKNTADVDGLLTADQYKELIGK encoded by the coding sequence ATGAACATCCCTTCCGATTTGAAGTACACCAAAGACCACGAATGGCTGAAACTTGATGGAAACACAGCTACCATAGGCATTACCGATTTTGCCCAAGGTGAACTGGGTGATATTGTTTATATCGACATTAATACCGTGGGCCAGGATGTAAACCAACACGATGTTTTTGGGACTGTGGAGGCCGTAAAAACCGTTTCAGATTTATACATGCCCGTAAGCGGTAAAGTTTTGGAAGTCAATCAGGCCCTTGACGGTAGCCCTGAAAAAGTTAATGCCGACCCCTATGGCGAAGGCTGGATGGTGAAAGTGGAAGTAAAAAATACTGCTGACGTTGATGGTTTGCTAACTGCCGATCAGTACAAGGAACTTATTGGTAAATAG
- the lipA gene encoding lipoyl synthase yields MIELPTISPEQTRQRKPNWLRVKLPVGPEYAKVRRLVDEHKLHTICESGNCPNMGECWGAGTATFMILGNVCTRSCTFCAVATGRPPEYDTDEPRRVAEAIKLMGVKHAVITSVNRDELKDRGAEIWYQTVIQTKQISPETTIETLIPDTKGNWDALYRMIEGGQEVVSHNMETVGRLYRIVRPQAKYERSLEQIKRTREAGKRTKSGIMLGLGETKEEVFKAMDDLAENGLMILTLGQYLQPTKMHIEVAEFIHPETFDMYREEGLKRGLKYVESGPLVRSSYHAERHVNVPLD; encoded by the coding sequence ATGATTGAACTACCCACCATATCTCCCGAACAAACACGGCAACGCAAACCGAACTGGCTTCGCGTAAAGTTGCCGGTGGGCCCGGAGTATGCCAAGGTGCGCAGGCTGGTAGATGAACATAAACTGCACACCATCTGCGAAAGCGGTAATTGCCCCAACATGGGTGAATGCTGGGGTGCAGGCACGGCCACTTTTATGATTTTAGGAAATGTGTGCACCCGCAGTTGTACCTTTTGTGCAGTAGCTACCGGCAGGCCACCCGAGTACGATACCGATGAGCCAAGGCGTGTAGCAGAAGCAATCAAATTAATGGGTGTAAAGCATGCGGTTATCACCTCGGTAAACCGTGATGAGTTAAAAGACCGTGGTGCGGAAATCTGGTACCAAACCGTAATACAAACAAAACAGATCAGTCCGGAGACAACCATTGAAACACTCATTCCCGACACCAAAGGAAACTGGGACGCACTGTACCGCATGATTGAAGGCGGACAGGAAGTGGTGAGCCATAATATGGAAACTGTAGGAAGGCTTTACCGCATTGTGCGACCACAGGCAAAATACGAGCGAAGCCTTGAGCAGATTAAACGCACACGCGAAGCCGGCAAGCGCACCAAGTCAGGCATTATGCTTGGGCTTGGCGAAACCAAAGAAGAAGTATTTAAGGCTATGGATGATCTGGCCGAAAACGGGTTGATGATCCTTACACTCGGTCAATATTTACAGCCCACCAAAATGCATATAGAAGTGGCCGAGTTTATCCATCCGGAAACATTCGATATGTACCGCGAAGAAGGTTTAAAACGCGGACTGAAATATGTTGAATCTGGTCCGCTGGTTCGTTCTTCTTACCATGCTGAGCGGCATGTTAATGTGCCGTTGGACTAA
- the ruvA gene encoding Holliday junction branch migration protein RuvA, which translates to MISFLKGRLVQKDPTHVVVDVNGVGYHVAISLQTFADIKEQENTFIHTHLAIREDAHLLYGFSTEAEKKLFQQLISVNGIGPSTAIVMLSYLSSDELKKAIVQEDLTTLQRIKGIGGKTAQRVIIDLKDKLKKDLSEEAIQGIPGMKHNTLRSEALSALITLGITKSAAEKSVDTVLKKSGNTLTLEDLVKQALKNA; encoded by the coding sequence ATGATTTCATTTCTTAAAGGCCGGCTTGTTCAAAAAGATCCAACACACGTAGTGGTTGATGTGAATGGTGTTGGCTATCATGTCGCCATTTCCCTGCAAACCTTTGCCGACATTAAAGAGCAGGAAAACACTTTTATCCACACCCACCTTGCCATCCGCGAAGATGCCCACCTGTTGTATGGCTTCAGTACCGAGGCTGAGAAAAAACTATTCCAGCAACTAATCTCAGTCAATGGTATCGGTCCAAGTACAGCCATTGTCATGCTCTCCTACCTGTCATCGGATGAACTCAAAAAAGCCATCGTTCAGGAAGACCTGACAACCCTACAGCGTATTAAGGGCATCGGTGGAAAAACTGCCCAGCGGGTAATTATAGACCTCAAAGACAAACTTAAAAAAGACCTCTCGGAAGAAGCCATTCAGGGCATTCCGGGCATGAAGCACAATACCCTGCGAAGCGAAGCGTTATCAGCACTAATCACCCTGGGGATTACCAAAAGTGCTGCGGAGAAAAGTGTGGATACCGTCCTTAAAAAGTCGGGAAATACACTTACTTTGGAAGATTTAGTTAAACAAGCTTTGAAAAACGCCTAA
- a CDS encoding NADP-dependent malic enzyme — MSLKIRKQDALNYHMQGQPGKIEVVPTKVLSSQLDLALAYSPGVAEPCKEIAANKEDVYKYTSKGNLVAVISNGTAVLGLGNIGPEASKPVMEGKGVLFKKFAGIDVFDIEIDEEDPDKFIQIVKALEPTFGGINLEDIKAPECFKIEHELREKMNIPIMHDDQHGTAIISGAALLNALEIVNKKIDEIKVVVNGAGAAAVSCTRLYLSLGVRKENIVMCDSKGVIRSDRSGLDDIKKEFATTRNLNALSEALKGADFFIGLSVADILTEADIKSMAKDPIVFALANPNPEIAYNLAKKTRPDLIMATGRSDHPNQVNNVLGFPYIFRGALDVRATEINEEMKLAAVHAIADLAKESVPDIVVKAYGADKITFGREYLIPKPLDPRLITTISPAVAKAAMDSGMAKKPITDFSAYHQELLNRIGIDQKLMSRIIDRAKQNPKRVVFAEAHHLKILKAAQQLQDQQIAKPILLGDKDEIERLIHEHKLELDCPIIYPRREPAKVDEYAAVLYKKRQRKGLTYRDCQQLMRDRNYYAAMMVEVGEADALVSGLTKDYPKTILPSLQIIGMAEGVQRVAGMYIIMNKTGTFFFADTTVNLNPNAHELVDIISLTARGVKFFDMEPRIAVLSYSNFGSSRGEVPEKTREAVRLAKLKHPELIIDGDIQANVALNTEIQRENYPFSNLVDGGANTLIFPNLAAGNIAYKLLMEIGGAEAIGPILLGMKKPVHVLQLGSSVREIVNMAAIAVVDAQLHEQNDHL; from the coding sequence ATGTCGTTGAAAATCAGAAAACAAGATGCCCTCAATTATCACATGCAAGGGCAGCCCGGCAAAATTGAAGTTGTTCCAACAAAAGTATTAAGCTCCCAACTCGACCTGGCACTGGCCTATTCACCCGGGGTTGCAGAACCCTGCAAAGAAATTGCGGCCAACAAAGAAGATGTGTACAAGTACACCTCGAAAGGAAACCTGGTAGCCGTAATTTCAAACGGAACAGCAGTGTTGGGCTTGGGTAACATTGGGCCTGAGGCTTCAAAGCCGGTAATGGAAGGTAAAGGTGTTCTCTTTAAAAAATTTGCCGGCATTGATGTATTTGATATTGAAATTGACGAAGAAGACCCGGACAAGTTTATCCAGATTGTGAAAGCCCTGGAGCCCACATTCGGAGGCATAAACCTGGAGGACATTAAAGCCCCTGAGTGCTTCAAGATTGAGCACGAACTGCGGGAAAAAATGAACATCCCCATCATGCACGATGACCAGCACGGCACCGCAATTATATCGGGTGCAGCCTTGCTCAACGCGTTGGAAATTGTAAATAAAAAAATTGATGAGATTAAGGTTGTTGTAAACGGTGCAGGCGCAGCCGCTGTCAGTTGTACCCGCCTTTACCTGAGCCTGGGCGTTAGAAAGGAAAATATTGTCATGTGCGACAGCAAAGGTGTAATCAGGTCCGATCGATCCGGACTTGATGACATTAAAAAAGAATTCGCCACAACACGAAACTTGAACGCATTGTCGGAGGCATTGAAAGGTGCTGATTTCTTCATCGGGCTTTCGGTAGCCGATATACTTACTGAAGCCGATATAAAATCCATGGCCAAAGATCCCATTGTATTTGCGCTGGCCAATCCCAACCCTGAAATTGCTTACAACCTGGCAAAAAAAACCCGGCCCGATTTAATAATGGCAACCGGCCGTTCCGATCATCCTAACCAAGTGAACAACGTGCTTGGCTTTCCTTACATCTTCCGCGGTGCACTGGATGTACGGGCAACCGAAATCAACGAGGAGATGAAACTTGCTGCCGTTCATGCCATTGCTGACCTGGCCAAAGAATCCGTGCCCGATATTGTAGTGAAAGCCTATGGTGCTGATAAAATTACGTTCGGAAGGGAATACCTGATCCCCAAACCTCTTGATCCCCGATTAATCACCACCATCTCACCAGCCGTAGCTAAAGCGGCCATGGATTCAGGCATGGCCAAAAAACCAATTACCGATTTTAGTGCTTACCACCAGGAACTGCTGAACCGTATCGGCATCGATCAAAAACTAATGTCGCGGATTATTGATCGTGCAAAGCAAAACCCCAAACGCGTAGTATTTGCCGAGGCCCATCATTTAAAGATTTTGAAAGCAGCACAACAACTGCAAGATCAGCAAATTGCCAAACCGATATTGTTGGGTGACAAAGATGAAATTGAAAGACTGATACACGAACATAAGTTAGAACTCGATTGCCCCATTATTTACCCGCGCAGAGAGCCGGCAAAGGTTGATGAGTATGCAGCCGTGTTGTATAAGAAACGCCAACGCAAAGGCCTTACCTATCGCGATTGCCAACAGTTAATGCGCGACCGTAATTATTATGCCGCCATGATGGTTGAGGTTGGGGAAGCCGATGCCCTGGTTTCAGGGCTTACCAAAGATTATCCGAAAACGATTTTGCCTTCGCTGCAGATTATTGGCATGGCCGAAGGCGTACAGCGTGTTGCCGGCATGTACATCATCATGAACAAAACCGGAACGTTTTTCTTTGCCGATACTACGGTAAACCTAAATCCAAATGCACATGAGTTAGTTGACATCATCAGTTTAACGGCCCGCGGGGTAAAATTCTTTGACATGGAGCCGCGCATTGCCGTACTCTCCTACTCCAACTTTGGATCATCGCGTGGTGAAGTACCTGAAAAAACACGCGAAGCCGTGCGGCTTGCCAAACTCAAACACCCTGAACTGATTATCGATGGCGACATACAAGCCAATGTTGCATTGAATACTGAAATCCAACGCGAAAATTATCCGTTCAGCAATTTAGTGGACGGTGGTGCAAACACACTCATCTTCCCTAACCTGGCAGCCGGCAATATTGCCTATAAGCTGCTGATGGAAATTGGTGGAGCTGAAGCCATCGGCCCAATATTGTTAGGCATGAAAAAACCTGTTCATGTTTTGCAACTGGGAAGCTCGGTTCGTGAAATCGTGAACATGGCTGCCATTGCCGTGGTGGATGCACAACTTCATGAACAAAATGACCATCTATAA